One genomic region from Strix uralensis isolate ZFMK-TIS-50842 chromosome 5, bStrUra1, whole genome shotgun sequence encodes:
- the NFYB gene encoding nuclear transcription factor Y subunit beta: MDGDSSTTDASQLGIAGDYIGGSHYVIQPHDDTEDSMNDHEDTNGSKESFREQDIYLPIANVARIMKNAIPQTGKIAKDAKECVQECVSEFISFITSEASERCHQEKRKTINGEDILFAMSTLGFDSYVEPLKLYLQKFREAMKGEKGIGGTVTTGDGLSEELTEEAFTNQLPAGLITTDGQQQNVMVYTTSYQQISGVQQIQFS; encoded by the exons ATGGATGGTGATAGCTCCACAACGGATGCTTCTCAGTTAGGAATTGCTGGAGATTACATTGGCGGCAGTCACTATGTGATACAGCCTCATGATG aCACAGAGGACAGCATGAATGATCATGAAGATACAAATGGCTCAAAAGAGAGTTTCAGAGAACAAGATATATATCTTCCAATTGCAAATGTGGCAAGGATAATGAAAAATGCCATACCCCAAACAGGAAAG ATTGCTAAGGATGCAAAGGAATGCGTGCAAGAGTGCGTAAGTGAATTCATCAGCTTTATAACATCAGAAGCAAGTGAGAGGTGTCaccaagagaaaagaaagaccaTCAATGGAGAGGATATTCTCTTTGCCATGTCTACCTTGGGGTTTGATAGCTATGTTGAACCTTTGAAGTTATACCTCCAAAAATTCAGAGAG gCAATGAAAGGAGAAAAGGGCATTGGGGGAACAGTTACAACTGGAGATGGTCTAAGTGAGGAACTCACAGAGGAAGCATTTA CTAACCAGTTGCCAGCAGGCTTAATAACTACAGATGGCCAACAGCAGAATGTTATGGTCTATACAACATCGTATCAACAG ATCTCTGGTGTTCAGCAAATTCAGTTCTCATGA